In a genomic window of Pseudomonas oryzihabitans:
- a CDS encoding GGDEF domain-containing protein, producing MPLNLTLARALEQPFWALRFEPELEQHYQHDIAWSRRRHLRISLTVAILAYACFSIWDWILLTDTFWAVTIHSLLVVLGGSGVLLTLRVLPAEHPLREWLGILPSVLAYGPPLLQVDASDAAHRALWLAILPLLILYTNSCIAPPLRQAAVHSAIALLAIGLAIHIHALPVLEASLVFTLALATTLFTLLANFWMERAQRRGYLLVLRDRLHNEELAATNRILEQQSATDPLTGVANRRALMQVLATALPRRHRQSLLLLMIDVDHFKAFNDRYGHPAGDRCLRRVAAALAGQLRTGDCLARYGGEEFAVLYNPTADEDLDQIIQRLLDAVRQLEIPHPGNTGAGRRVTVSIGGACAGPHHTSVEAFIEAADRQLYWAKQAGRDQARLERCDEELALPAGIS from the coding sequence ATGCCTCTCAATCTCACTCTCGCCCGAGCGCTGGAGCAACCTTTCTGGGCCCTGCGCTTCGAGCCCGAGCTGGAACAGCACTATCAGCACGACATCGCCTGGTCACGGCGCCGTCATCTACGCATCAGCCTGACAGTGGCCATCCTGGCCTACGCTTGCTTTTCGATCTGGGACTGGATTCTGCTGACGGACACCTTCTGGGCCGTCACCATCCACAGCCTCCTGGTGGTACTGGGCGGGAGCGGCGTCTTGCTCACCTTGCGCGTGCTGCCGGCGGAGCATCCCCTACGCGAGTGGCTGGGTATCCTGCCCAGCGTGCTGGCCTACGGCCCGCCCCTGCTGCAGGTCGACGCCAGCGATGCCGCCCATCGCGCCCTCTGGCTGGCGATCCTGCCGCTGCTGATCCTCTACACCAATAGTTGCATCGCACCGCCATTGCGCCAGGCTGCGGTACACAGCGCCATCGCCCTGCTGGCCATCGGTCTGGCGATCCATATCCACGCCCTGCCGGTCCTGGAAGCCTCCCTGGTATTCACCCTGGCCCTGGCCACCACCCTCTTCACCCTGCTGGCGAATTTCTGGATGGAGCGGGCGCAGCGACGGGGCTATCTGCTGGTACTACGCGACCGCTTGCACAACGAGGAGCTGGCGGCCACCAATCGCATCCTGGAACAGCAATCCGCGACCGATCCCTTGACCGGCGTGGCCAACCGCCGGGCGCTGATGCAGGTACTCGCCACGGCGCTGCCGCGTCGGCACCGCCAGTCACTGCTGCTGTTGATGATCGATGTCGACCACTTCAAGGCCTTCAACGACCGCTACGGGCATCCGGCCGGCGACCGTTGCCTGAGGAGGGTCGCCGCCGCCCTCGCCGGACAGTTGCGCACCGGTGATTGCCTGGCGCGCTATGGCGGTGAAGAATTCGCCGTCCTCTATAACCCGACCGCGGATGAAGACCTCGACCAGATCATCCAGCGGCTGCTCGACGCGGTGCGCCAACTGGAGATTCCCCACCCGGGCAATACCGGGGCCGGACGACGGGTCACCGTCAGCATCGGCGGCGCCTGCGCTGGGCCTCATCACACCAGCGTCGAAGCCTTCATCGAGGCCGCCGATCGCCAGCTCTACTGGGCCAAGCAAGCCGGCCGCGATCAGGCGCGGCTGGAGCGCTGCGATGAGGAGCTGGCGCTCCCCGCGGGGATCTCCTAA